In one Thioclava sp. ES.031 genomic region, the following are encoded:
- a CDS encoding BCCT family transporter — protein sequence MAKTPPLMDLHIPTASSGFYSGFSKSVAIPSKILVSALIVWALAVPQTADTVLNALNGAILKSFATWYIYVAASFLILCVGLALMPSTGKLKLGRPGDEPEFSRFSWFSMMFGAGIGIGMLTFATAEPMYHFANNPNVIMGQTTGSGADNVTAAYVWSFLHWGFSAWACYALVGLCLAYFSYRRNLPLTVRSALTPLFGSRLSGFGGHFVDVVAVVATILGVAQTLGFGVEQFVAGLDRVGFGSWILKADGSPSTAGIVVALVIILGASTLSALSGVGKGIKWLSNLNMGLSFFLLAFFILFGSTFFGLHALFSGLLAYVEQLPRLLFTVWHPDGTKTGDALAAWQGSWSVFYWAWWIAFAPFVGVFLARISRGRSIREYVMGAVIVPSLMCFVWFTLVGGTAIDMTLNGTAGDAISSAGQESQLFVMLDLILHGGVAWAMALIVVVLLLTYLVTTADSAILIVNTINAAGEESPKGRGHIVFWGVALSFVVGAMLLVGGLEAIKTAMVIGALPFSFVMFLMCIALVKAVIRDGIRERNGVQSIHVAS from the coding sequence ATGGCCAAGACACCCCCATTGATGGATTTGCATATCCCAACCGCGAGCAGCGGGTTCTATTCGGGCTTTTCCAAAAGCGTCGCGATCCCGTCGAAGATTCTTGTCAGCGCGTTGATCGTCTGGGCGCTCGCAGTGCCGCAAACCGCCGACACGGTTCTCAATGCGCTCAACGGGGCTATCCTGAAGAGTTTCGCGACCTGGTATATCTATGTCGCGGCCTCTTTCCTGATCCTATGCGTCGGTCTGGCGCTGATGCCATCCACCGGCAAGCTCAAGCTCGGACGGCCGGGCGATGAGCCGGAATTCTCGCGGTTTTCGTGGTTCTCGATGATGTTCGGGGCGGGCATCGGGATCGGGATGCTCACCTTCGCCACCGCCGAGCCGATGTATCATTTCGCGAACAACCCCAATGTCATCATGGGCCAGACCACCGGCTCGGGTGCGGATAACGTGACGGCCGCCTATGTCTGGTCTTTCCTGCATTGGGGCTTTTCCGCATGGGCCTGTTATGCGCTCGTCGGTCTGTGTCTGGCCTATTTTTCCTATCGTCGGAACCTGCCGCTGACCGTGCGCTCCGCGCTGACGCCGCTCTTCGGGTCGCGGCTGTCCGGGTTCGGCGGCCATTTCGTCGATGTCGTCGCGGTGGTCGCAACGATCCTTGGGGTCGCGCAGACGCTGGGCTTCGGCGTCGAGCAATTCGTCGCCGGTCTCGATCGCGTGGGCTTTGGCAGCTGGATCCTCAAGGCGGATGGGAGCCCTAGCACCGCCGGCATTGTCGTCGCGCTCGTCATCATTCTCGGGGCCTCGACGCTCTCCGCACTCTCGGGTGTCGGCAAGGGCATCAAATGGCTGTCGAACCTGAACATGGGCCTCAGCTTCTTCCTGTTGGCCTTCTTCATCCTCTTCGGGTCGACCTTCTTCGGTCTGCATGCGCTGTTCTCCGGCTTGCTTGCCTATGTGGAACAGCTTCCGCGCTTGCTCTTCACCGTCTGGCATCCCGACGGCACCAAGACTGGCGATGCGTTGGCCGCGTGGCAGGGCAGCTGGTCGGTCTTCTACTGGGCGTGGTGGATCGCCTTCGCGCCCTTCGTCGGTGTCTTCCTCGCACGGATCTCGCGCGGCAGAAGCATTCGGGAATACGTCATGGGCGCGGTCATCGTGCCGTCCCTGATGTGCTTCGTCTGGTTCACGCTGGTGGGCGGCACGGCGATCGACATGACGCTGAACGGCACCGCGGGCGACGCGATCTCCAGCGCGGGTCAGGAAAGCCAGCTTTTCGTGATGCTCGACCTGATCTTGCATGGCGGCGTGGCCTGGGCGATGGCGCTGATCGTCGTGGTCCTGCTGTTGACCTATCTCGTGACGACCGCGGACTCGGCGATCCTGATCGTCAACACGATCAATGCCGCGGGTGAGGAAAGCCCGAAAGGCCGTGGTCATATCGTCTTCTGGGGCGTCGCGCTCAGCTTCGTCGTGGGCGCCATGCTCCTTGTCGGAGGGCTCGAAGCGATCAAAACGGCCATGGTGATCGGCGCATTGCCATTCAGCTTCGTGATGTTCCTGATGTGCATCGCGCTCGTCAAAGCGGTGATCCGGGACGGGATCCGCGAAAGAAACGGGGTGCAGAGCATCCACGTAGCGAGCTGA
- a CDS encoding universal stress protein produces the protein MARQTKLILCPINLRHAQVEHHAYMEAVEMARRRRAKLIVATIAPEIERNLNIYNSDTYWGQQLRKFLNDNPASGVTEVEMVVRKGAVHRQIVKLADERKVDLIVMEAANPKVQDYLLGTTASHVVTHAECSVYVVRS, from the coding sequence ATGGCACGCCAGACAAAGCTCATCCTCTGCCCGATCAACCTGCGCCACGCTCAGGTCGAGCATCATGCCTATATGGAAGCCGTCGAGATGGCGCGGCGGCGCCGTGCGAAGCTGATCGTGGCGACGATCGCGCCCGAGATCGAGCGTAACCTCAACATTTACAACTCGGATACCTATTGGGGCCAGCAGCTGCGCAAATTCCTCAACGACAATCCCGCCAGCGGGGTGACCGAGGTCGAGATGGTCGTGCGCAAGGGCGCGGTGCATCGCCAGATCGTCAAGCTGGCGGATGAGCGCAAGGTGGACCTGATCGTGATGGAAGCGGCCAACCCGAAGGTGCAGGATTACCTTCTGGGCACCACAGCGTCTCATGTGGTGACCCATGCGGAGTGCTCGGTCTACGTCGTGCGGAGCTAA